One stretch of Filifactor alocis ATCC 35896 DNA includes these proteins:
- a CDS encoding DNA gyrase/topoisomerase IV subunit A, producing MKQKTKKNSTQKYIETNKRTENIVDTLKQNYMPYAMSVIVSRAIPEIDGFKPSHRKLLYTMYRMNLLNANRTKSANIVGQTMKLNPHGDSAIYETMVKLSRGNESLLHPYIDSKGNFGKSTSRDMQFAAPRYTEAKLMPLCKELFGEIEKNTVDFVDNYDSTMKEPVLLPTTFPNILLKANKGIAVGMASSIPSFNLSEICNYTIAYLKDINCNMFDFILGPDFPSGGELLFDEEEMKSIYETGRGSFKLRGKYRYLKKEQLIEIYEIPYTTTVEVIIEKIIDLIKDGTLREITDIRDETDLNGLKITIDVRKNADVESMMGKIFKYTTLEDSFSCNFNVLIDNKPKILGIKDIIFHWLNFRRQCIVRRTLNEMEDKSKRLFLLQGLEKIILDIDKAIAIIRNTEKEIDVLPNLMNAFAIEEKQAEYILEIKLRNLNKEYILKKISEIKELEEEITKLEEIYHSQKLQDKLIISELKKIIKTYGQERKTTIVSKKDVVVYSKENFTEDYAVTMFLTKDGYLKKIPELSLRAYSEQKLKDNDSILQQIEMNNTDVFMLLSTNNVLYQVKVSDLKDTKASLLGLFLPNYLKMEENERIIQMIFPEEYEGYMVYFFENGKVAKINFSSYQTKSFRKKLQNVYSTQSPLVDCFHIKKDETFVIFTDNYRCLSIDTSSIPEKISRSSQGVKVINLNKNAKVERIELLESDDREWDFCKTKTIPSSAKKNKRLTTISFL from the coding sequence ATGAAACAAAAAACAAAAAAAAATTCTACACAGAAATATATTGAAACGAATAAAAGAACAGAAAATATAGTGGACACATTAAAACAAAATTACATGCCATATGCTATGAGTGTTATCGTATCTCGTGCCATTCCTGAAATTGACGGATTTAAGCCATCTCATAGAAAGTTGCTCTACACAATGTATCGTATGAATCTACTAAATGCCAATAGAACAAAATCTGCTAATATTGTCGGACAAACTATGAAACTTAATCCACATGGAGATTCTGCAATTTATGAGACAATGGTTAAATTATCGCGCGGAAACGAATCTTTATTACATCCCTATATTGATTCAAAAGGAAATTTTGGAAAATCCACATCCAGAGATATGCAGTTTGCAGCTCCCAGATATACTGAAGCAAAGCTAATGCCTCTTTGTAAAGAACTTTTTGGTGAAATAGAAAAAAATACCGTAGATTTTGTAGATAATTATGATTCTACTATGAAGGAGCCGGTATTGTTACCTACTACTTTTCCGAATATTTTGCTAAAAGCCAACAAAGGAATCGCTGTAGGAATGGCAAGTTCCATTCCAAGTTTCAATCTATCAGAAATATGTAACTATACTATCGCATATCTTAAAGATATAAATTGTAACATGTTTGATTTTATTTTAGGTCCTGATTTTCCATCCGGAGGAGAGTTGTTGTTTGATGAAGAAGAAATGAAATCTATTTACGAAACGGGTCGTGGAAGTTTCAAATTAAGAGGAAAATATCGTTATTTAAAAAAAGAACAACTTATCGAAATTTATGAAATACCATATACTACTACCGTAGAAGTCATCATTGAAAAAATAATAGACCTAATCAAAGACGGTACTTTAAGAGAAATTACGGATATTCGTGATGAAACGGATTTAAATGGGCTTAAAATTACGATAGATGTTCGAAAGAATGCAGATGTTGAATCCATGATGGGGAAAATATTTAAATACACCACTTTGGAAGATTCATTTAGTTGTAATTTTAATGTTTTGATAGATAACAAACCTAAAATATTAGGAATCAAAGACATTATTTTTCATTGGCTGAATTTTAGAAGACAATGTATTGTAAGAAGAACATTAAACGAAATGGAAGACAAGAGTAAAAGGTTATTTTTGTTACAAGGATTAGAAAAAATCATCTTGGATATTGATAAGGCAATTGCTATTATTAGAAACACAGAAAAGGAGATTGACGTCCTTCCGAATTTAATGAATGCCTTTGCAATTGAGGAAAAGCAAGCTGAATATATCCTTGAAATAAAACTTAGAAACTTAAATAAGGAATATATCTTAAAAAAAATCAGCGAAATTAAGGAGTTGGAAGAAGAAATTACGAAATTAGAAGAAATATATCATTCCCAAAAATTACAAGATAAGCTGATTATTTCTGAGTTAAAAAAGATTATAAAAACTTACGGTCAAGAAAGAAAAACGACCATAGTATCAAAAAAAGATGTTGTCGTATATTCAAAAGAAAATTTTACAGAAGATTATGCTGTAACGATGTTTTTAACGAAAGACGGTTATCTCAAAAAAATACCCGAACTCTCCCTTAGAGCGTATTCTGAACAAAAATTAAAAGACAACGACTCCATTCTACAACAAATAGAAATGAACAATACAGATGTTTTTATGCTGTTATCTACAAACAACGTACTATATCAAGTAAAAGTAAGCGATTTAAAAGACACGAAAGCATCTTTACTGGGGTTATTTCTCCCTAATTATTTAAAAATGGAAGAAAATGAAAGAATAATACAAATGATTTTTCCTGAAGAGTATGAAGGATATATGGTGTATTTTTTTGAAAATGGAAAAGTTGCTAAAATTAACTTTTCTTCTTATCAAACAAAATCGTTCCGAAAAAAATTACAAAATGTATATTCTACACAGAGTCCGTTGGTTGACTGCTTCCATATCAAGAAAGATGAAACATTTGTTATTTTTACAGATAATTATCGTTGTCTTTCTATCGACACTTCATCCATTCCTGAAAAGATTAGCAGAAGCAGTCAAGGAGTAAAAGTGATTAATCTAAATAAAAATGCAAAAGTAGAAAGAATAGAATTATTGGAAAGTGATGACAGAGAATGGGATTTTTGTAAGACAAAAACGATTCCGTCTTCTGCAAAGAAAAATAAGCGATTGACCACAATTTCTTTCTTATAA
- a CDS encoding phosphoribosylaminoimidazolesuccinocarboxamide synthase has product MKKIYEGKTKDVFDLENGNYLLKFKDDVTGVDGVFDPGANEVGLRIEGAGKAGLKLTKFFFEKINNAGIATHYVDCNIDESNMTVLPARVFGEGVEVICRYRAVGSFLRRYGKYVKEATPLDAYVEVTLKDDDRNDPLITDDALDMLGILTKEEYATLVSMTKKIGAIVKEELAKKELELYDIKFEFGRVGEDAHIALIDEISGGNMRAYKNGEYVEPLTLEKMMLS; this is encoded by the coding sequence ATGAAAAAAATTTATGAAGGAAAAACAAAAGATGTTTTTGACTTGGAAAACGGAAATTATTTGTTAAAATTCAAAGACGATGTTACCGGAGTAGACGGAGTATTTGATCCCGGTGCAAATGAAGTAGGTCTTAGGATAGAAGGAGCCGGAAAAGCCGGATTAAAATTAACTAAGTTTTTTTTCGAAAAGATAAATAATGCAGGGATTGCTACTCACTATGTTGATTGTAATATAGATGAATCTAATATGACTGTTCTTCCGGCACGAGTTTTTGGAGAAGGTGTTGAGGTTATTTGTCGTTATAGAGCAGTTGGAAGTTTCTTAAGACGATATGGAAAATATGTTAAAGAAGCGACTCCATTGGATGCTTATGTAGAAGTTACACTAAAAGATGATGATAGAAATGATCCCCTTATTACTGATGATGCTTTGGATATGCTTGGCATCTTAACAAAAGAAGAATATGCTACTTTAGTTTCTATGACAAAAAAAATCGGAGCTATCGTAAAAGAAGAATTGGCAAAAAAAGAGTTGGAACTATACGATATTAAATTTGAATTTGGAAGAGTAGGAGAAGATGCTCATATTGCTCTGATTGATGAAATATCCGGTGGAAATATGCGTGCTTATAAAAATGGAGAGTATGTAGAACCGTTAACTTTGGAGAAGATGATGCTTTCTTAA
- a CDS encoding TIGR01212 family radical SAM protein (This family includes YhcC from E. coli K-12, an uncharacterized radical SAM protein.), with protein MEPYYVYSNFLKEKYGEKVYRIPINLPLTCPNRDGKIGVGGCTFCGDVGVGFESRNNLESVEEQLQKNINYIGSKYHAKKFIAYFQNYTNTYVEQSKFEECILSSIREDVVEIAISTRPDCVTEEQLKFLKTVNDRYHIEINMELGLQTVNYHTLKNINRGHTLAEFIDCIIRCKKYGFQTTVHMILNLPQDSKEDVIEGAKILSALEVNGVKLHSLYIPKGSIMAQEYERGQFQIGTMEDYIERVAFFLSYLSPDIAIQRLIGRAPEKDVISCNFNTSWWKIKDYIIEYMNQNNLYQGCYFNYLGGKITK; from the coding sequence ATGGAACCATATTATGTTTATTCCAATTTCCTAAAGGAAAAATATGGAGAAAAAGTATATAGAATCCCAATTAACCTCCCGTTAACTTGTCCGAATCGAGATGGGAAAATCGGAGTAGGCGGATGTACATTCTGTGGAGATGTAGGAGTAGGTTTTGAAAGTAGAAATAATCTGGAATCTGTTGAGGAGCAATTACAAAAAAATATAAACTATATAGGATCTAAATATCATGCCAAAAAGTTTATTGCTTATTTTCAAAACTATACCAATACGTATGTAGAACAATCAAAATTTGAAGAATGTATTTTATCTTCTATTAGAGAAGATGTTGTTGAAATTGCAATCTCGACAAGACCGGACTGTGTTACAGAAGAACAACTCAAATTCTTAAAAACTGTAAATGACAGATATCATATTGAAATCAATATGGAATTAGGTCTGCAAACTGTGAATTATCATACACTAAAAAATATAAACAGAGGACATACTCTGGCAGAATTTATCGATTGTATCATTCGATGTAAAAAGTATGGTTTTCAAACCACTGTGCATATGATTTTGAATCTTCCTCAAGACTCAAAAGAAGATGTGATTGAAGGCGCTAAAATTTTATCTGCTCTTGAAGTTAACGGAGTAAAACTTCATTCGCTGTATATTCCGAAAGGGAGCATAATGGCTCAAGAATATGAAAGAGGACAGTTTCAAATAGGAACTATGGAAGATTATATCGAAAGAGTGGCATTCTTTTTAAGCTATCTATCACCTGATATTGCAATACAACGTCTTATCGGTCGTGCTCCCGAAAAAGATGTTATTTCATGTAATTTCAATACTTCTTGGTGGAAAATAAAAGATTATATCATAGAATATATGAATCAGAACAATTTATATCAAGGATGTTACTTTAACTATTTAGGTGGAAAAATCACAAAATAA
- a CDS encoding ACT domain-containing protein: protein MKAVITVIGKDRVGIVSQVSQKIAECQLNILDINQTLMEQYFTMIMLVNLEQSKHDIATLSNIFSDLGTEMGLSIRIQHENLFDSMYHV from the coding sequence TTGAAAGCGGTAATCACAGTAATTGGAAAAGACAGAGTAGGGATAGTAAGTCAAGTTTCCCAAAAAATAGCTGAATGTCAATTGAATATTTTAGACATCAACCAAACTTTAATGGAACAATACTTTACTATGATTATGTTGGTTAATTTGGAACAATCAAAACATGATATTGCAACATTATCAAATATTTTTTCTGATTTAGGAACAGAAATGGGACTATCGATAAGAATTCAACACGAAAACTTATTTGACTCGATGTATCATGTATAG